The stretch of DNA CAAATACTATCCTATGTTTGTAATTGATTATATTTAAGATATATAGTAACAAAAAAAAGAAAGAACTCAATGGGCAGATTAAGATCGTAAATACTATTCCTATGTTTGTAATTGATTATATTTAAGATATATAGTAACAAAAAAAGAAAGAACTCAATGGGCAGATTAAGATCGTAAATACTATTAAGCATAAAGCTTCACTAACATGATAATCCCTGCTCATTTCTTGCCAAAAACCGTACAGTTTATTTGAACAAAAAGTTCGTGCTAGGATAGTAGGTTTCATTGCAAGATTAGTTCTCTCCTATAGAAATTAAATATAGAACAAATGAATGAAAAAATCAACTATTGTGGTATTGATGTATCAAATGAAACGTTAGATCTTTATTTTAAAAATAAGGAAGGAATAGAACAACATTTACAAGTTTCCAATACGTTAACTGGATTTAGAAAACTTCTAAAAGAAGCAGGAAATAATACACATTTCGTAATGGAAGCAACAGGAGTTTATCATTTGAATTTAATATTCTTTTTGAATGAAAAAAAATGTTGTTTTAGTGTTGTAAATGCGCTTCAAATCAAGCGTTATATTCAGATGCATTTAGAACGTAATAAATCGGATAAAAAAGATGCGAAAAGGATTTATGAATATGGCTGTGATCGTGAACCAGAAAAATACACAATGCCCGATTCATCGTACTTTGAATGTCGCTCGTTAAATAATTCGATCCATGATTTAACCAAGGAAATCACAAAATTTAGTAATCAAATTCATAGTCTAAAGAAGTGTCCATTTAATGCAAAAAAGATAGAAAAAAGCTTCCTTAAGATCATCAAATTCTTAAAAGAAGAGAAGTCGAAATTAGAGCTTGAATTGCATACCAAATTGGTAGAATGGGATGAAGAAACACTCCACTTAATAAGCAGTGTGAAAGGAATAGGAAAGCGATCAGCAGCAGAAATAATGGTTTATACGCAAAGTTTTAAAGACATGGAATCCTATAAACAATTAATCTCTTATGCAGGATTAAGTCCGACCGAATATCGAAGTGGAAGTAGTATTCGAGGTCGAGTACGAATATGTAAACAAGGAGGTAAACAACTAAGAAATATGTTGTATATGTGTGCCTTGAATGCTAAGAAAAGTAATGGTTATTGTCGTGCATTATATGATCGATTAGTAGAGAAAGGAAAGAACAAAAAAGCAGCGTTAATCGCAGTGTGCAATAAGCTGCTTAAATTAGTATTTGGAGTGGTAAAAAATAAAACATTTTACCATGAAAATTTTGTTGTAAAAATTGATTAAAAAACTTGTTTTTTTACACAGTTCATGTTAGCAGAAGTGCTTTTATTTTTCACAAAATGATTTAATCAAACTTTCTCCAATTGAATCAGGAACAACATAATCCATTTCTACTTCATAACTTTTTAAACTAATATTATCTATTAATTTACCATCTTTAGAATAAGTGTTTTTTTGTACAATTCCAATTTGTTTTTCATCACAATCGAATTTCCATAAACTTAAATGATAGCCATCAATAGTTTTTTTTAAGTTCTTAACAAAATAAACTGTTTCTTTTGACTCTTCTTTTGTCCAAGCTGTATTTTCAGAATTTATTTTAAAGTAGTATTTAGTTTTATCTGTTCCAGTTCCAATATAGTTCCATTCACTATCTTGAGCGAATAAATTACATCCAAAACTAAGAAAAAATAAGAGAATTATTTTCATTTTTTAATTTGTTTTTATGCGTAAACTTGTTTATAGCATTTCTGCTAACGGTTCGGGGCTTTGCGAGGGAGCGGATTTTAGCACTACCTTTGATAGGAAGCACGGATGCTTAAATTTACGAAAAAGTTTCAAACAAAGCACTTCGCCCGCTCTCTTGCAAAACCCTTGTGCTTGTTGCACAACTAGAATAACGTAAAATTTCTTAACTTGTTATTATGCAAGGCAAAAAAGAATTTACACCCCAATTATTTTACGATTTAAGTTTAGATCGATTGGTACCTTTGGATAATTACTATCGAATAATACAGCGAGAATTATCATTTGATTTTCTTTATCAAGTGACCTCAAAATATTATGGAAAAGAAGGTCAGAAAAGTATTGATCCTGTGGTCTTTTTCAAGATCTTATTGGTGGGTTATCTCAACAACATCAACAGTGATCGGGCATTGATTCGCTACTGTAGCAATTGTTTAGATGTACGTTTATTTTTAGGTTATGACTTGAACGAGGATTTGCCTTGGCACTCAACCATTAGCCGAACACGTCAATTATTAGGAGAAGAAGTTTTTTTAGAATTGTTTCGAAAAGTATTGAGTCTTTGCGTTAAAAAAGGAATGGTTCAAGGTCGTCGTCAAGCGGTTGATAGTGCATTTATCAAGGCCAATGCCAGCATGGATAGTTTAGTTGAAAAAGAAGTGTTAGAAGATGCTTCTGCTTATGTGAACGAATTAGAAGAAAATAGTGAATATAAAGTCACTTCAACACGTAAAAAGTTAGTTGAACAACACCATAATTGGAAAAAAGAAGAATTTAAAGCGATGCCAGCCGCCCGAAAAAGTGTGCAAATCAATGAAGATGGGGAAGAAATTCGGTCAAAATTCTTAAGTAATCACACCCATTATAGTCCAACGGATCCTGATGCTAAAATCTCTACCAAACCAGGAAAACCGAGGCAATTAAATTATGCTGGTCAATTAGCCGTAGATGATAAACACCATGTCATAACGGGCGCTTGTGCCAGTACAGCAGGGAGTAAAGATAGTGTCATTTTCGCTGAAATTATGGATCAAACCTTGGCAAATTTTAAGGGTAATGAGATGCAAATTGATCAAGTATTAGCGGATGCAGGTTACAGTAGTGGTGAAAGTTTAGGTTATTGTGAAACCCACGGAATCGATGCTTATATTCCAAATTTTGGTCAGTACAAACCTGAGCGTGAAGGCTTTATTTTTAATGGGGAATTAAACCAATACGAATGTATCCAAGAAGGAGGAAATGGAGCGATCTTGCCCTTTAAACGCGTTTTAACCGATAGTAAAGGTTACCAAAAGAAAAGTTATCGAAGCAGTGAAAAATCGTGTGCAGACTGCCCTTTAAGACAGTCATGTTGTGGAAAAGTAACAAAGTTCAAAAAAATCGAAGAAAGCATTCACAAGCCCTTATACGATCGGATGCACGAGAAAATAACCAAGAATAAACGGTATTTTAAACAAATGGTCAAAAGACGAAGTGCAACGGTAGAACCCGTTTTAGGTACTTTAATCAACCATCACAATATGAAACGTATCAATAGCCGAGGAATGGCCCAAGCGAACAAACATGTTCTCTTAGCCGCTCTTTGCTATAACCTGAAGAAATACCTGAAATTTACGCCTAAAAAGTCCAAATTACTAGCCCAAATCTGTGCCTTACCAAAGGTACAGCATGCTATTTTTAAAACAGGTGAATTAGACTTTAAAATCCGCTTTTTAAAACCACTTTATTTTTAACTCATTTGCATTTTAACCCAAAATAAACCTCGCTTAAAAAGGCTTAAACGAGGTCATATATGATTTTATTTTGTTGAGTTTTGAGTTGTGCAACGGTTACCGATGTTATATGTAGCCCTTTTTTGTGATGAGTTTTGTGCAGTTGGTAAAAGTATAAATGTCCTAAAAAATCAAATAATCCCCGTTCTCTAATTTTGAAAGGTTTTAAATTACAACAATTTAAAAAACGGAATGCTCTTTTTTACTAACTTTGCTGTATGAGGAGAGTACTCGCTATATTGTTTCTGTCCGTGTATCTTATTTCAACGACTGAGTTAGGTCAGCTGTTGAAATTTCCTATGCTGGTAGAACATTATTTCGAGCACAAAGAGAAAAATCCTCAAATAAATGTGATGGAATTTCTCGCACTTCATTATGAAGGCAACCACCTCGAAAATCATCCACACGATGAGGATTACGAGCATGACCAACAACTACCGTTTATCGTCCATATCGATGTTTTGAGTGTTAGTTTTGTACTTACCCCTCCTTTTAGTTTTGAAATAGAAACGAGAAAACTGGTGGGTAAAGAACCCAAAGCTTTGCCTTTGGACGATGCATTCTCAGACAATAACTATCTTTCTGCTATTTGGCAACCGCCAAAATCCTGTTAATTTTTCTTGGACAGATATTTTAATTGAATTCGCTTTTGTGGATGTCGTTTCTGTGTGTTTATACGGAACGTATATTTCCGCAACATAAGCGTGTACCTAATTAATCATCTGCGTTTTTCGGGCTTTGCACCAATAGTGTATGCCTGCAAATCCCATATTCAATTCATCATTAACAGTAGTACAAATTATGTTAGATAAAATAATTGAGTTTTCCATTCGGAATAAACTCATCATCGGGCTTTTTACCATAGCCCTTATCGGTTTAGGCTTATACGAAGCCACCAAATTACCGATCGACGCACAACCTGATATTACCAACAATCAGGTGCAGGTCATTACCGTAGCACCTTCCTTGGGAGCGACCGATATCGAACGTCTGGTTACTTTCCCTATCGAACAGGCAAACAGCAATATCAACGGTATTACCGAAATACGGAGTTTTTCCCGCTTTGGATTATCGTTGGTAACCATTGTCTTTGATGACAATACCGATGTGTATTGGGCAAGACAGCAGGTTGCTGAGAGATTACAAACCGTTCAGAATGAAATTCCGGATGGTGTAGGTACGCCCGAACTGGGGCTTATTTCCACTGGATTGGGAGAGATTTACCAATACGTGGTAAGACCTGAAAAAGGGTACGAAAACCAATTTGATGCCACCGAACTGCGTACCATTCAGGACTGGATCGTAAGGCGACAACTATTAGGTGTAAAAGGTGTTGCCGAAGTCAGCAGCTTCGGAGGTAAGCTGAAACAATATGAAATTGCGGTCAATTCCAACAAACTGCAATCGCTGAACCTCAGCATCAGTGACGTATTCACGGCATTGGAAAATAACAACCAGAATACTGGAGGTGCTTATATCGAAAAAGGCCCTACCGTGCTTTATATCCGTAGTGAAGGACTGATAGGCAATATAGAAGATATCGAAAACATTTCGGTCACGGCTACGCAGGATGGTATTCCTGTATTGTTGAAAGATGTTGCCGAAGTGAAAACGGGCTATGCCACACGCTATGGAGCTATGACCTACAATGACCAGGGCGAAGTTTCCGGTGCGGTGGTGATGATGCTCAAGGGAGCCAATAGTGCCGAAGTTATCAAAAATGTGAAAGAACGCATTGCCGTTATCCAGAAAACATTGCCCAAGGGCGTGGTCATTGAACCTTTTCTCGACCGTACCAAGATGGTCAACAATGCCATCAGTACCATTGAGACCAACCTTGCCGAAGGAGCCTTGATCGTGGTCTTTGTACTGGTCCTGTTCCTCGGAAATTTCAGAGCCGGATTTCTGGTTGCCTCTGTGATACCGCTGTCAATGCTGTTTGCCATCATTATGATGAATTTGTTTGGCGTGAGCGGTAACCTGATGAGCTTGGGAGCATTGGATTTCGGATTGATTGTAGACGGAGCGGTCATCATAGTCGAAGCTGTGCTGCACCAGTTGCACGGAAAGAAATTTGCAGTTGCCAATCGCATTTCGCAGGACGAAATGAACCATCAGGTTAGCAGTTCGGCTACCAAAATGGTCAATAGTGCCGTCTTCGGACAGCTCATTATTCTGATCGTGTACTTACCGATTTTCACACTCGAAGGCATCGAGGGAAAAATGTTCAAGCCGATGGCACAGACTGTTGCTTTTGCCTTGATTGGCGCATTCATCCTTTCACTGACCTATATTCCGATGATGAGTTCATTGGTGTTGAGCAAAAAAATCAAGCACAAACCCAATTTTTCTGACCGGATTATGCAAAAGTTGGAGAACATTCATCACAAAGCACTCGCTAAGGTGCTGCATTTCCCGAAAATCGTTATTGGTGTGGTGGTTTCCCTGTTCATCGTTGCGGTGCTTATTTTGTCCCGCTTGGGAGGCGAATTTATTCCGGCATTGGAAGAAGGCGATTTTGCGGTAGATACCCGTGTATTGACGGGAAGTAATCTGAAAACAACGGTTGAATACACCCAGAAAGCAGCCCATATCCTCATCAGGGATTATCCCGAAGTAGAAAAGGTCGTGACCAAAATAGGAAGCGGTGAAGTACCCACCGACCCGATGCCGATGGAAGCGAGCGACCTGATGGTGATCCTGAAAGATAAAAAGGAATGGAAATCGGCCAAAACCTTTCCAGAACTGGCTGAAAAAATGGGCAAATCACTTGAAGCAGTTCCAGGAATTACGACCGGATTTCAATATCCTGTGCAGATGCGTTTCAACGAACTGATGACCGGAGCAAGGCAGGATGTGGTCTGTAAAATTTTCGGTGAAGATCTGGACAGCCTGTCGGCTTATGCAGCCCGCTTAGGCGAAATCATCAAAACGGTAGAAGGAGCTCAGGACTTATATATCGAACCGATCACAGGAATGCCGCAGGTGGTAATCAAATACAACCGTGCAAACATAGCCCAATACAATCTGGATATAGCCAGCATTAACAAAGTCGTGAACACCGCTTTTGCGGGACAAAGCACAGGTAAAGTGTATGAGGGTGAGAAACGTTTCGAGCTGATGGTTCGTCTGGACGAAACACAGCGTGAAAATCTGGAAGATATCCGCAACCTACTCATCCCCACGCCCAAGGGCAATCAGATACCATTGTATCAGATAGCGGATGTACAGATCATAGAAGGACCCGCTCAGATCCAGCGGGAAGATGCCAAAAGGAGGATTGTGGTTGGTTTCAACGTTCGTGGACGTGATGTACAGAGCATCGTCAACGAATTGCAGGGCAAAGCCGATAAACAGATGGCATTTTCG from Faecalibacter sp. LW9 encodes:
- a CDS encoding IS110 family transposase, translated to MNEKINYCGIDVSNETLDLYFKNKEGIEQHLQVSNTLTGFRKLLKEAGNNTHFVMEATGVYHLNLIFFLNEKKCCFSVVNALQIKRYIQMHLERNKSDKKDAKRIYEYGCDREPEKYTMPDSSYFECRSLNNSIHDLTKEITKFSNQIHSLKKCPFNAKKIEKSFLKIIKFLKEEKSKLELELHTKLVEWDEETLHLISSVKGIGKRSAAEIMVYTQSFKDMESYKQLISYAGLSPTEYRSGSSIRGRVRICKQGGKQLRNMLYMCALNAKKSNGYCRALYDRLVEKGKNKKAALIAVCNKLLKLVFGVVKNKTFYHENFVVKID
- a CDS encoding surface-adhesin E family protein; this encodes MKIILLFFLSFGCNLFAQDSEWNYIGTGTDKTKYYFKINSENTAWTKEESKETVYFVKNLKKTIDGYHLSLWKFDCDEKQIGIVQKNTYSKDGKLIDNISLKSYEVEMDYVVPDSIGESLIKSFCEK
- a CDS encoding IS1182 family transposase, coding for MQGKKEFTPQLFYDLSLDRLVPLDNYYRIIQRELSFDFLYQVTSKYYGKEGQKSIDPVVFFKILLVGYLNNINSDRALIRYCSNCLDVRLFLGYDLNEDLPWHSTISRTRQLLGEEVFLELFRKVLSLCVKKGMVQGRRQAVDSAFIKANASMDSLVEKEVLEDASAYVNELEENSEYKVTSTRKKLVEQHHNWKKEEFKAMPAARKSVQINEDGEEIRSKFLSNHTHYSPTDPDAKISTKPGKPRQLNYAGQLAVDDKHHVITGACASTAGSKDSVIFAEIMDQTLANFKGNEMQIDQVLADAGYSSGESLGYCETHGIDAYIPNFGQYKPEREGFIFNGELNQYECIQEGGNGAILPFKRVLTDSKGYQKKSYRSSEKSCADCPLRQSCCGKVTKFKKIEESIHKPLYDRMHEKITKNKRYFKQMVKRRSATVEPVLGTLINHHNMKRINSRGMAQANKHVLLAALCYNLKKYLKFTPKKSKLLAQICALPKVQHAIFKTGELDFKIRFLKPLYF
- a CDS encoding CusA/CzcA family heavy metal efflux RND transporter; its protein translation is MLDKIIEFSIRNKLIIGLFTIALIGLGLYEATKLPIDAQPDITNNQVQVITVAPSLGATDIERLVTFPIEQANSNINGITEIRSFSRFGLSLVTIVFDDNTDVYWARQQVAERLQTVQNEIPDGVGTPELGLISTGLGEIYQYVVRPEKGYENQFDATELRTIQDWIVRRQLLGVKGVAEVSSFGGKLKQYEIAVNSNKLQSLNLSISDVFTALENNNQNTGGAYIEKGPTVLYIRSEGLIGNIEDIENISVTATQDGIPVLLKDVAEVKTGYATRYGAMTYNDQGEVSGAVVMMLKGANSAEVIKNVKERIAVIQKTLPKGVVIEPFLDRTKMVNNAISTIETNLAEGALIVVFVLVLFLGNFRAGFLVASVIPLSMLFAIIMMNLFGVSGNLMSLGALDFGLIVDGAVIIVEAVLHQLHGKKFAVANRISQDEMNHQVSSSATKMVNSAVFGQLIILIVYLPIFTLEGIEGKMFKPMAQTVAFALIGAFILSLTYIPMMSSLVLSKKIKHKPNFSDRIMQKLENIHHKALAKVLHFPKIVIGVVVSLFIVAVLILSRLGGEFIPALEEGDFAVDTRVLTGSNLKTTVEYTQKAAHILIRDYPEVEKVVTKIGSGEVPTDPMPMEASDLMVILKDKKEWKSAKTFPELAEKMGKSLEAVPGITTGFQYPVQMRFNELMTGARQDVVCKIFGEDLDSLSAYAARLGEIIKTVEGAQDLYIEPITGMPQVVIKYNRANIAQYNLDIASINKVVNTAFAGQSTGKVYEGEKRFELMVRLDETQRENLEDIRNLLIPTPKGNQIPLYQIADVQIIEGPAQIQREDAKRRIVVGFNVRGRDVQSIVNELQGKADKQMAFSPGYYVTYGGAFENLNEATNRLMVAVPVSLVLIFILLYFAFRSVKESLLIYTAIPLSAIGGIFLLALRGMPFSISAGIGFIALFGVAVLNGIVLIAEFNRMKQTGEKNLYQIALLGTKTRLRPVLMTAFVASLGFFPMAVSNGAGAEVQRPLATVVIGGLLFATFLTLFVLPTLFVLFEKLKFPKLTFGRKSATLLILLGLSGSAFSQSITLEEAVKMATENNLSAKSQNLLAEYYKMRTATGANIPQAVVTGEFGQVNSGTSDNKFGISQSFSFPTVYSNQKKLLNEEWNSAVISVNLNKLDIRKTVSELFYKILVLREREKILNRTDEMYKGFLEKASLRMENGESNLLEKTAAEVQRENIAIQLKALANEIELAKIQFQLMLNADTRYEPSASDIIVQDVLFDTNTDIAQHPVLQLSAQEIEKAKASVRLEKSRLLPNLSIGYFNQSFKDLNNNRFNSFQVGVGIPIFFKSQKSQIKAEEQRILFTENEFALRKAEWESGYEAALQQYRTQLNIVGTYKKKQLPAAEQIFKTAEEQFANGEINYLDWVMLNNQAIQIQLDYYDAVMQLNFQIINLQYLISK